Proteins from a single region of Ziziphus jujuba cultivar Dongzao chromosome 1, ASM3175591v1:
- the LOC107431800 gene encoding fatty acid desaturase 4, chloroplastic: MSVDSSYLPAVRTKTKPNTNPNPNPNPNPYNYQQVASADNARQRLDDQSTRSTWSHRAWMATGCVTLLICLAKSIIGAANSHIWLQPILPSLIGYLLADLASGLYHWGIDNYGSATTPFFGPQIEAFRGHHKLPSTITRRELANNLHELARAVTFTVLPFDLFCDNPTILGFVGVWSGFVMFSQQIHAWAHGTKNQLPQLVVALQDLGLLVSPWQHAAHHRPPYNNNYCIVSGVWNKFLYRHKIFEALELVVFSKLGVRPRSWDEPNSDWTS; encoded by the coding sequence ATGTCGGTCGACTCATCATATCTTCCTGCTGTCCGtaccaaaacaaaaccaaacacTAACCCTAACCCTAACCCTAACCCTAACCCTTATAATTACCAGCAAGTCGCATCTGCGGACAATGCTCGTCAGAGGCTGGACGACCAATCCACTCGCTCAACATGGTCTCATCGTGCATGGATGGCAACTGGCTGTGTTACTCTACTCATATGTCTGGCAAAGTCCATAATTGGCGCAGCCAATTCCCACATATGGCTCCAACCCATTTTACCAAGCTTGATCGGCTACCTACTAGCCGACCTTGCATCAGGATTGTACCACTGGGGCATTGATAATTACGGAAGTGCCACTACTCCATTTTTCGGACCACAAATCGAGGCATTTCGAGGTCACCATAAGTTGCCATCGACGATAACAAGGCGTGAGCTTGCCAACAATTTGCATGAACTTGCTCGTGCTGTCACCTTTACAGTCCTTCCCTTCGACCTTTTCTGTGATAATCCGACTATCCTCGGATTCGTCGGTGTTTGGTCCGGTTTCGTCATGTTTAGCCAGCAAATTCATGCTTGGGCACATGGCACGAAGAACCAGCTTCCGCAGCTGGTGGTGGCGCTGCAGGATCTCGGCCTGCTCGTGTCTCCGTGGCAACATGCAGCGCATCACCGGCCGCCTTATAACAACAATTATTGCATCGTAAGTGGGGTTTGGAACAAGTTTCTGTATAGGCACAAGATTTTTGAGGCATTGGAGTTGGTTGTGTTTTCTAAACTAGGTGTGagacctagatcttgggatgaGCCAAACTCTGACTGGACTAGTTAA